The sequence CGTGCGCTCGATTCCCACCGGCGCCGGCAGCATGCGGTAGCCGTCGTGGCGGACCAGCAGCCTGTCCACGGTGCCTCCGGGAAGGAAGGCCACCACCCGCGCCCGGGCCTCTTCCGGCAGCGCGAACAGTCGCGCCGGGTCCAACGTGGACTGCTCCGCGCCATCCACCTGCACCGTGTTGTGCGCCGCCGTGCCGCGGAACCAGTTCCGCGTCGCCGGGTCCCGCGTGTACGTGCCCGTGCCCGGATCCACGATGACGGGGCGCCCGTCGAGGTGGAGCTCGAAAGAAAGTTTGTCGTTGTGGCTGTGTCCCCCGACTCCGCCCTGCCCCTGCTTGCCGGCGCTGACAGTGATAACGGCACCCGCTCCGCGCAAGATGTGGAAGCCACCGTCCGGAAAACTCACCGAGACGGGCGCCGGCGCGACGGGAAGCGCACGGAAGCGCTCCAGGCCCGCCCGGCCCAGCAGCCACGCCGCCTCGTCCGGAAGCTCGCCACCGCCCAGGCCCGCGTCACCGAAGAGCGCCGCGCCCAGGCCCACCAGGTAGCCGTGCTCGTTGTCCTCGCGCTCCCGCAGCGGGAAGACGCGGCCGGAGTCGTTGTCGCCAATCTGCGGCGCCAGCCCCTGCTCCGAGCACCACGCGCGCACGGCGTGGAACATGCGTCGCAGCCGTGACTCGTACCCCGGCCCCAGCGGCACGCCCGCCCCCCGGGCCACGAGGTACGCGAGGCCGAAGAGCTCCACCGCCAGCCGGTGGTAGGGAATGGAGCCCTCGAAGGACGTGCCCTCGAGGTGGACCTGCGCCACCATCTGGTCTCTCAGGCCGCCCACCGCGAGCGCCACCTGCCGCGGCGCCCCTGGCAGCTCCGGGAAGAGCAGGCCCACCACCAGCAGGCCCACGTAGTTGGAGACCAGGTGGTTGTTGGGCACCGCACTCCGGTCCTCGAGGTGGGCCTCCACCCAGGCGGTGTGCTCGGCGAGCGAGCCCAGCACCGGCACCAGGAACTCCGGCCGGCGCACCTCGGGCGCGTCGGAGAACATCACCAGCGCCTGCGCGAGGTTCGCCGCGCGCAGGGCAATCTCCATGGCGCACGTCCAGTGGACGCCCAGGCCCACGGGGTTGGCCTGCAGGAAGTCCAGCGTCTGGGCCACGAAGGCGGTGGCCAGCCGGGCGCGCGCCCCGCGCGAGGCCGCCAGCCAGTAGCCCTGCCCCAGCGCCACCGCGCTGTCGAGCCGACCCATCACCCACGGGTACTTCGGGTCCTTCCCCGTCGAGTGATGCGGCATCCGCTCCACCGGCTCCACCGGGTAGCGGTGACCGCTGATCGGATCCAACGACCAGTCCACCGGACGGCCCTCACCAAAGGACACGCGAGTGCCAAAAAGGTCCCACTCCTGCCGGAGCGCGGCGTGGGCCCGGGCCACCGCGCGCTCGCGGGCACCCGGAATGGCGGCGAGCGCCTCGAGCACCGAGGCCCGCTGGGAGACTTCGCACCAGACGCGTGAGGAGCGCTGCCCCAGGGCGAGGTCCGCCAGCTCGTCGGCGACCGTCGCGCCGAAGGCCTGGAGGAGCTGCACCTCGTCGGCACGCTCGCGCCGACGATAGAGCGCCTGCCTGGCCACGCCTTGAACCCGCCGCACCGCGCTCCGCGCCAGCCCCGCTGGTGCAAGTCGAGCGATCGCCGCGTAGTAGTCGAGAGTCCCCATCCGTCCCTTCCGCCGCCCGTCGCGGAGGGTGTTAGCAAACGCCCGGCCAGTGGGTACTCCCGAGGAGTTGAAGGGGTTTGGCGGATCACCCCACCCCGTACGGCGGTAAAAATTCGGGAGGAAGGGGGGATGGCGTGGGTAAAGGATTTCCGCCC comes from Pyxidicoccus trucidator and encodes:
- a CDS encoding heparinase II/III family protein, with amino-acid sequence MGTLDYYAAIARLAPAGLARSAVRRVQGVARQALYRRRERADEVQLLQAFGATVADELADLALGQRSSRVWCEVSQRASVLEALAAIPGARERAVARAHAALRQEWDLFGTRVSFGEGRPVDWSLDPISGHRYPVEPVERMPHHSTGKDPKYPWVMGRLDSAVALGQGYWLAASRGARARLATAFVAQTLDFLQANPVGLGVHWTCAMEIALRAANLAQALVMFSDAPEVRRPEFLVPVLGSLAEHTAWVEAHLEDRSAVPNNHLVSNYVGLLVVGLLFPELPGAPRQVALAVGGLRDQMVAQVHLEGTSFEGSIPYHRLAVELFGLAYLVARGAGVPLGPGYESRLRRMFHAVRAWCSEQGLAPQIGDNDSGRVFPLREREDNEHGYLVGLGAALFGDAGLGGGELPDEAAWLLGRAGLERFRALPVAPAPVSVSFPDGGFHILRGAGAVITVSAGKQGQGGVGGHSHNDKLSFELHLDGRPVIVDPGTGTYTRDPATRNWFRGTAAHNTVQVDGAEQSTLDPARLFALPEEARARVVAFLPGGTVDRLLVRHDGYRMLPAPVGIERTFRLDRHERALAGRDRFVGMGRHDVVGRLHLPDEQARMVAPDVQVLERARRVAEGPVEFEPLAVELGPEGAPHAWVVLEKGLALKLAPSRYSPGYGRVVPALAVEFRGQVTPPVWLRWVVVFR